In Oreochromis niloticus isolate F11D_XX linkage group LG12, O_niloticus_UMD_NMBU, whole genome shotgun sequence, the DNA window TCAGTTTAagataataaaagaaatatttatgtaACTCCGAGTAAGAGATACAATCTGGTGACAAAGTTTATTTCTTGATCAGTCTTGACCATTATAAAATTCATACAGTAGAGATTATCAGTGCATGTTATGTTATCGATGATCATGTGATGATCAAGATTACCCGTAACCTGTGGATAAACTGATCGGATGAGTAATTTTAACACTTACACAAGTGCTTTGATTTCACACGTGCCGTTGCTTTCCTGCATCACCCATCTTTTAACGTTCAACAGTGTCtgttgctggatttttttctttgcatttaaGCAGCATTTTGGAATTCCAGCTGTAACGTGAGATTAAAACCAGAATATGGAAattacattattacattatgttttctttgatgaaaaaacatatttagagaGCATTTTCTTCCATGATAGTTACTCTGAGGATGTGCGTCCTTACTAACAGTGCtccaaaaagagacaaaaaaccCCATAGTATAAACATTCATGTTTTTACAGACCAGTTACCGATGTCTACTTTTTTCCCGAGAGCAGAGCGCGTTTTTTAGAACACCATGAAACAGAACAGAGTTCAGCATTTTGTATTGTGCAATGGTGGTTGTGGTTAAACTGAGCAGATGAGTCAGCTGAACGTTAACATGCCGAAACAAATTTTTATTGGATTTTTATGGGAATAATTTCAGGCCAAAACAGACAACTATATTCATCTTATCTTAACTTCAGGATTAATTTGTTTGCCACACACCTGCCCTTTTctctcaaaacagctttaaatgtgaattcatttatttatttaggataTACCTAATGTATGATCTGTGAAGCGTCAGTGCTCTCTTggtttttgcatgtgtgtttgctcTGAGTGTCCTTACCTTCACTGGAGGTGATGGCCAAAATGCACAGACAAACAATCAcaagcacaactttcacatccaTGATGGCAGAGCAAGTGTGGGGAGGAAACGTGTCCTTGGTGTTTAAATACTGACACATATCTGTGCACCCACCCACCAACACTGAGACGTGTGTGAACATGTACTTTAACCAGTCAGTAGCTCTTTGAAAAATCATGTTACTAAAATGATAACAGTGATAAAGATAAATATAAAGGTTATTGAACAGTACTCAAATGCTTAGTAAAAATTGACCTTACTTTCACTTTTACCTCTGTGCTTAAACTATCAGTGAACAGCAGGCTAATGTATTGTCCACTAAGACAAGTTCAGACATGTGtaataacctttatttaaacagaatCTGACTCATGGATACCGAATTAGAGAAAATGAATGCCACACAAAGAAGTAAGAAAGAATATGGGTCacttttaaaaggttaaaaggaATGTCGTgcacctttttctttcttttttttgaggaCTAGACAGCAGCAGTAACATGCAGAAACGGGTCTGGACCAGACATTGCTCCAGGCCCCTGCAGCACCTTTAGAACAGCTCAACTAAGTGAGCTATAGTAACACACCACAGTGTGCGTttggtgttttttcttcttctttttacttttttcaaatACCTCTAGTAtgcaaaatacattttaacaatAATCTTTGCTATTTTTAACCATCTAATGTTACTTGAAGCTATTTGGAGTAGGTCATATTTATTTCCAGAGCTTTAATATAAGTGAATAGCAGAGGCCTGTTTCCTTTTTAAAGGGATTTCTCAAGGATTTGTTTCCTGCTACCAACATTTAAGAAAGACACTTCCTGAAATGACTGAATGTTGTTGGCAAAAGCAGCTTTGCTACCATGATGCAATTCAGCTGAAGTTTAACATGGAAGCTACTTGTCACAAAAGTTCATGACACCAGGTAGTACAACATTTTTGATTAGACAGAgaccttcctgacacaaccccaaaAGGAATTTGTGTCTCTAGTTGGAACTGAACCAGCAGCCCTTCTTTTGCCAAGCAACTGTGTTAACTACTACTGTATCAAGCTGCATGCTGGTAGTCTAATGATGGCTTGATGATCCTAACTACTCTATATTTGCAGATCAAtagaaaacaaagtaaaaggAAAATAGACATCACACtttacagtgttttttaaaaaaaaaatatctatttGCGTCAACGCAGTGGTACAAGATATAGTTGCATCAttatacagtttaaaaagttttagtacactgtaaaaaaaactcaATTTCTTCATATTCCATTACATGCAAACctatgtttttttcttacatacAGCATAATACACTTAAAGTAGCAACTCAGAAGTAGGATGGTATCTGTCAATGTACAACTAAAGTATATTGGCAGAAGTAATGTGATATTACTGCACTAATGCCTTAACATGTAAGCAATGTTGCTGCAGGCAGTTGAGGTGGAACTAAATGATAATTATTACATAAtaaaaactctgaaaaacaCCTTTTGTGGGAAACATGATACACGAACATTTGGAGAAGATGTTTTTTTTGCTCCTTGTTCTAGGAAGGACGTTGGTGCGCCATCTGGTCCTTTATTTTCAGAATGATCTTCAGTTTTCGCCTCAAATTGGGATGAGCACATACTGGCTTTTTAAAGTTCTTTACATACAGTCTGTGGATGCACAaggaaaaacagttaaatacaaatattaatGTAACCTGAAGTAAAAGGTCTTAGCTGACGCGAAGGTATTAGCTTACAGTTTGTTTTTGGATCATTATTTAACTGAAACTGTGCAGCTGAGGAATGCATGATTACATGAATGATCATGTAATAACTACAAAATGACCTGTGACCTTTTGGAAAATAAGTTTTCAACACTTACACAAGTGCTTGGATGTCACAGGCACCGTTGCTTTCCTGCATCTCCCATCTTTGAACGTTCATTAGTATTCGTGCCCGGATGTCACTCTTTGTACTCATGCAGCATTTTGGAATTCCAGCTGTAAGGTGAGATTATGACCAAATGTATGACTTTTATGGAGCACCATAAAACTGAACAGGGTTAAACGTTTCATATCATGTAATGGTGatctttgttaaagagataagAACCACTATACAAAATCTCTTTAAAACCGCTGTATGAAATTactgaaaagacagaaaagtgtTTTCATCATTTCTAAACTTTAGGAGGGATGTGATAAtcacacacctgcacacacaaaaagctCTAAGTGCcaatttatttacttattttggaTGCACCTGATGTATAAATCAGTGCATATTCAGTCCAGATGTCTTCTTGATTTTGCCAAATGTATTTGCCCTGAGTGTCCTTACCTTCAGTGGAGGTGATGGCCAGTGTGCAGAGGAACACAATCACAAACCCAACTTTCACATCCATGATGGCAGAGCAAGTGTGGGGAGGTAACATATCTTTGGTGTTTAAATACTGACACAGAAGTCCTGCACATACCTGTGCACACACCCACGAAGATTCAGAGAAGCACGTGAACATCTGCTAGTGTCTCTTTGAATGGAACACGGTAATTAAAATGCATTGAAAGGGTATTAGTATAGTATTGGTATTAGTAAAGTATTTCCGAAAAGAAAAGTTACTTTCGTTTCCAGCCTAACTCTTTGTTCAAACAGTCATTGCTCATAAATTCAGGTATGATGCACTAAGGCAGGCTCTGACAGGTTTAATCACCACTCTTTGAACAGAATCTTATTTGACTGATTGATatgaaattttttaaaaaaaaggatgcCACACCCAGAGTCAAGATTCAATACAGTTCACTGCTAAAGGTCAAATGAGAACATATAGAACGTCACATTTCAGTCTTTTAAGGGATATTTTTCAAGTCTGGGGACAAATTAGGATTTGTGATTAGCGCAATGCTCGGTATAACATTTAATACCTGATTAATTTTGTTGTTAAGAGTTCAAGTGGCACTTTGAAGTTCTAATCATCAAGGAGACTTGACACTCTTTACCCTTTAATGAATGCACATAAGCAAGATTGTGTCGATGAACTCGACTTTTGGGcacaaaaataagtaaataaatcaaaaatgcaCAGTTAAGTCATTTCAAAAGTGTTGTCTGGTTTTCCAACCTCTTCAGAGCCAAGGTTCTTTGTGTACCCAGGTGTGGTTTTCAACTCTTACGTGTTGTGCAATTTAACTGAGCGTGCAAGCATACAGTATAattactgagaaaaaaaaaggaaaacataatGCTGAAAGGAATTCTTCTGGTTGCACCAATCCAATGAGTGACTTCTTGGCAGTTTATTTTAAAGGTGGG includes these proteins:
- the ccl27a gene encoding C-C motif chemokine 27a, which gives rise to MFTCFSESSWVCAQVCAGLLCQYLNTKDMLPPHTCSAIMDVKVGFVIVFLCTLAITSTEAGIPKCCMSTKSDIRARILMNVQRWEMQESNGACDIQALVLYVKNFKKPVCAHPNLRRKLKIILKIKDQMAHQRPS